From the genome of Rhizobium oryzihabitans:
CGACGTTTCAAAGAACATCGGCGGTCTCCTTTTTGTCCGTCGCGCTGTCGGAGGCAAGATGGCCATCGACGAAACGCAGGAGACGCCCGGCATGGGCGGCGATATCCTCTTCATGGGTGACCATGACCACCGTGATGCCCCTGTCGCGGTTGAGGGAGGTGATAAGATCCATGATCTCGGCGCTGGTTTTCGTATCAAGATTGCCGGTCGGCTCGTCGGCGAGAAGCAGGGCAGGGCGGGTGACGATGGCGCGCGCAATGGCCACACGCTGCTGCTGGCCGCCGGAAAGCTCCTGCGTGGTGTGATCCTCGCGGCCTTTCAGACCCACCTGCGCCAGCGCCTCCATGGCGCGGGCGCGCCGCTCCGATGCCTTCATGCCGCGATAGACCAGCGGCAGCTCGACATTTTCCACCGCCGAGGTGCGTGACAGCAGATTGAAGCCCTGAAAGACGAAGCCGAGCATATGCCGGCGCAGCAGCGTCAGATGTTCATTGTCGAAGCCGCTGGTCGGCACGCCCTGAAACAGATATTCGCCAGCTGTCGGTACATCCAGGCAGCCGATGATGTTCATCGAGGTGGATTTGCCCGAGCCCGATGGTCCCATGATGGCGACAAATTCCTTTTCGCGGATAGACAGGCTGACGCCGTCAAGCGCGCGGATCGTCGCTTCGCCGCGGCCATATTGCTTGACGACATTGCGGAATTCGATGAGCGGCGGCTGTTGCATGGGCTTGTCCTCCGTCAGCCTGCGTTGCGGGCCGTTGCGTCGGTAATCACCTGGTCATCGGCTTTCAACTCGCCCGATTTTACCACGGTATGCTGGCCGTCGGTGGAACCGGTTTCGATGGCGACGGAGACCGGATTGTTGTTGCGCAACACCCAGACCGTTCTTTTGGCCGTTGCCGCCGGGCCGGCGTCGCGGTTCTGCGAGCGGCCCATGCGGGGCGGGCGGAACAGGCTCATCAGCCCACCGCCACGGGAGGCGGATTCGCGCGGCGGTGTATAACGAAGCGCGGAATTCGGCACCAGCAGGGCATCCTTGATTTCCTCGACGATGATATTGGCGGTCGCCGTCATGCCCGGGCGCAGCAGCAACTCCTCATTGTCGACTGTCAATATCCCCTTGTAGGTCACGACGTTGGATACGGTTTCCGAGGCGAAGCGGACGGTTTCGATCTCAGCCGGAAAGCTGCGGTCGGGATAGGCATCGACGTTAAAATTGGCCTTCTGGCCGGTTTCGACCTTACCCACATCCGCCTCATCCACCGAGACCTGCAACTCCATATGGCGCAGATCGCCGGCGATGGTGAAGAGAACAGGGGCATTGAGCGAGGAGGCGACGGTGGCGCCGGGATCGACGCTGCGGGTGAGGATGACGCCATCGATGGGCGAGACGATCTTGGCCTTGCCGAGATTGACCTCGGCAAGCCTCAGATCCGCTTCCGCCGAAAGCACGGTGGCCTCGTTGACTTCAAGCGTGGCCGCGGCGGCATCGTGGCTGAATTGCGCGGCGTCCAGATCCTGCTGGCTGGACACCCGGCTCTGCACGAGGGACCGCAGGCGCTCCATGGAGGTCTTTGCCGAGCCGAGATCGGCGCGCGCCTTCAGCACATTGGCCTTGGCGGAGGCGAGCTTGGCGCGGGCGCTCTGCACGTCGGCTTCCAGCTTGTTGGTGTCGAGCTCCGCCAGAATATCACCTGATTTGACCGGGGTATTGTAGGTGACATTGACCTTGCGCACCGTGCCGGACAATTCGCTCGATATATCAACCTGATCCGTTGGCTGGACTGAACCGGTGGAGGTGACGATGACGGAAAGGTCACCCTGTTTCGCCGCTTCCGTGACGTAATTATAGGCGACGCCTGCGGCACGCGACTGGTAGTAATAGCCAAGGCCGCCGCCGATCAGCACGATGGCAGCTGCGACATAGAGATAGCGGCGCGACTTCTTCTTCCTGCCTGACCTGTTCGTACCCAGAATCTCCCGCAGATCGGGCTGGCTGTTTTCCGTGTCGTGGCCATTGCTGTTGGCATCATTCATTCTCGTCACCCGCAAAATTCAAAATACCACAGGGGATTGTCGCCAACCCTGTTTTCCGGTCCGTCTGTCGCTGTTTGTATTCCTCTGATTGTGGGAAGTGACATAGCTTGCCCCAAGGAGGAAGTGAAAACTTGGTAATATTTATGATAGCTCTGGTCTGGTAGATAGGAATCCGTAAAGGCCGATGCCATTGATGTGGCACCGGTTTCAGCCGCGACATGCAGGACGATGATAGAATGAACGACAATGTGGTGAAGTTCCGCAAACCGGTGCCGCCGAAAAAACCGCGCGAACCGCTGGGGCCGAAAGCAAAAAAGGCCCTGACGATTGCCGCCGTGATCTTATTCTTCGCGGCCGCGTGGGGGTACTTCACGTTGTTCGGGCAGGGGTAATGCCTCCAAAGCAATGAACGCGGCCTGTGTTCTATTGGTTGAGATCGGACAAAGCGGCATGCCGCACAGATGTGAGAGAAATTTCCTTGCCCGAGTTTCCACACGAGTGCTGCCGGCCTTGCTGGCGCAAACCGAAAGCAGATCGTTGAAAGAATACCGCAAGACCCTCAGCGGGAAAAATAGCGTTGCTGATCTTATTGCCAGGCGGATCGATGATATGTCCGGTGCGGTGGCGCGCATCGGCCGCTATGTGTCACTCTATCCGGAACGGGTTATCAACCAGACGATCGTCGAGCTGGGGGAGGCGACGAACACCGGGCAGGCAACGATCATCCGGTTTTGTCGGCTTCTGGGTTTTCACGGCTTTCGCGACATAAAGCTTGCCCTCGTCGATGATATTGCAACGGAACGCAACTTCGTTTCTGGGCAAGCCAAGGCAAATGCCGACCTGGGGATCGAACGCCTGAATTCGTCTTTGCAATTGTCCATTCAAAAAACCGCCGAGCTTGTCGATGTTGCCGACATGGCGACTCTGGCTCGCGTCATTTCGGCGACGCCGCGGGCGGTGGTGTTTGGCGGCGGCGTTTCGCAGATATGCGCCTCGCTGCTGGAATACCGGCTGCTGCGATTGGGTGTTCCCGTCTTCTGTGTGACCGACAGTCGCCTGGCCTATATTGCGGCACAGAAACTGCCCGCGAACGGCATGGCTTTTGCCGTTTCGCTTTCGGGCATTACAGCCGATACGCTGGATTTTATGAAGGCGGCGCAGGAAGCGGGCGCGAAAACCGTGGCGATCACCGCGCGGGAAAAAGGACCACTTGCCGACATTGCCGACCACGTCCTGCCGTTTCACCTGCCCGGGCCCTGGCCCATGGAGGGATCGATCCGCTATATAGCGCCTTTCGTCGTCGTGGTCGAAGCGCTGGCCCAGGCGCTGGACGACGAGATGCTGGAACGACGAGGGATTTGAGTGGCCAGCCTCACGCTTCATCCTGCTGTCATGTCGATCGATTAGTTCTGCTGCATAGCTAAATTCGCTCCTTACGGGCGATATTTTTTTTGCATAGGCATGAAGAAAATCTCCATTGTTTTTAATTTTTAGAGTTTTTCACGCATTCATTCTTGGTGGAGAAATTTGTGGGACGGCAACTCACGATCAACGGCTTGGGAAAACGCTTCGGCAATGTCGAGATATTGCGCGACGTGAGCCTTGAGGTTGAGTCAGGGGAGTTTGTGACCCTGCTTGGGCCGTCCGGATGCGGCAAATCCACACTTCTGCGTCTCATCGCCGGACTGGATACGCCGGATACAGGTGAAATTCGCATCGGTTCGGTACCGCTGAACGGGCTTGCGCCGAAAATGCGTGATGTCGCCATGGTCTTCCAGTCCTATGCGCTTTATCCGCATATGAGCGTGCGGCAGAATATCGCCATTCCGCTGATGATGAACCGGCTTTCCTTTTTGCAACGTCTGCCGTTGATCGGCCGTCATATCGGCGGGGCGAGGGCGATCTGGAGCGGTATCGATAAGGATGTTCAGGCCGTCGCCACGCAGCTGGAACTGGACGCTTTTCTGGAGCGCCGGCCATCACAACTTTCCGGCGGCCAGCGTCAAAGGGTGGCGGTTGGGCGGGCCATGGTACGCCAGCCCGCCGTTTTTCTGATGGATGAGCCGCTCTCCAATCTGGATGCCCGGTTGCGGCTGCAGCTGCGGGACGAGATTTCCGAGCTGCACCGCCGCACCGGTATTACATTCATTTTCGTGACCCATGATCAGACGGAAGCAATGGCGCTCTCCGATCGTATTGCGGTCATGGACGAGGGGAGAATCGTTCAGTTCGGTTCCCCGGACGATATTTACCGGCGTCCGGCGCGCCTGTCGGTTGCCCGTTTTATTGGTGCGACACCGATCAACATCCTGCCGGTCGATGTGGAGGAGAGGGGCGATCTCGTTGCCGCTGGCGTACAGTTGGGTTTGCGCGCGCCGTCCGTCGGTAACGGAAGCTACCGTCTCGGTGTGCGCCCGGAATCGATCGAGCTTGTGTCGGCTGAGGGTGGCGGGGCGCATTTTGCACTTCCCGTCGTCAGGACGGAGCGTCTCGGCGCGGAAGTGATCCTGCGACTGGATGGAGCGCGGCTCGGTTCAGGTCCGGTGCGGGTGCAGCTTCGTACCGAAACTTTCAACACACAGCCAAAATACAGCAGGTCCGGTGACATCGCATGGCTGCGCATCACGTGTGCGGATGCGCTGCTGTTCGACAGCCTGGGAGTGCGGATCGACGCCGGGATCGTGGATGCGGGCGTTGCGGCGGGAGGCTCACATGCTGCTTTCCGTTAGGGTCTCCGCCAGCGGACCGGGGTTTGCGGCCCTTGCCTATCTATTCGCGGGTCCGGCCTTCTTTCTTCTGACGGCGACGACGATTCTGCCGGTGCTGACGGTCTTTGCCCTGAGCTTCACCGACTATGAACTGGGAAGCGTTGCGGTGCGTTTCATCGGTCTCAGCCACTATGCGCAGCTGTTGCAGGATCCCTATTTCTGGCGGGCGCTCAACAACAGCGCCATCTACACCGCGATCGTCGTGCCCGGCTCGGTAGTGCTGGCACTCGTCCTCGCTTTGCTGGTTCATGGACGGACGACGACGCGCCGCTTTTACGAAATCATCTATTTTCTGCCCGTGACCGGTACGCTCACGGCAATGTCCATCGTGTGGAGTTTCCTTCTGAACGGACGCATCGGCCCGCTTGCGCAACTGATGGCATCGGTCGGGTTGACGCCGATCGATTTCTTCGCGAATGCCGACTATGCTCTCTTCGGTCTGGCGATCATTGGTATCTGGCATCTCGTCGGCTTCAATCTGGTTCTCTTTCTCGCCGGTCTGGCGACCGTATCCAAGGAGTTACAGGAAGCCTCCCGGCTCGACGGCGTCGATGGCTTTTTCGACCGGCTGCGTTATGTCGTCTGGCCGCTGCTTTCACCGACCACCATTGTCGTTGTGATGCTCAGTTCGATCCAGGCCTTCCAGGTGTTCGATACGGTTGCAGTGCTGACGCGCGGGGGACCGAACGGCGCGACCGACATGCTGCTCTATAAAGTCTACAGCGAGACCTTCGAGGCCCTGAAGATCGGTTATGGCAGCGCCCTGACGGTGGTTTTCCTCGCCCTGCTTGCCGCATTTTCCATTGTGCAGGCTTTCCTGCTGGATAAGAGAGCGCACTACCGATGAAGCCCGTGTCACGCTCCCTGTTCAATTCCGTGACAGCGCACATCGTCCTGCTGAGTGGCGCCTTCGTCATCGCCTATCCCTTCCTGTGGATGGTGCAGGCGTCGTTGCGGTCAAGCGGCGAAATTTTTGGGGCGGTGGCTGATCCGATCACGCCCATTCAGGCGCTGTCCGACAATTACGGTCGCGCGCTGTTCGAGACGCCGTTGCTGCGCTTCATAGCCAATGGCATCATCGTCTGTGGCGGCATCCTGTTCTTTCAAATATTGACCACCGTTACCTGTGCCTTCGCGCTTGCGAAATATGAGTTTCGGGGGGCGCGGTTCATGTTCGCCCTGGTGCTTGTGACGCTGGCCGTGCCCGCTCAGGTGCCCGCCTTGCCGATCTTCCTGACGCTTGCCGAATTCGGGCTGCTGGACAGTTACTTTGCCATGATGCTGCCCTATCTCACCTCGGCTTTCGCAATCCTCCTGTTTCGCCAGTTCATCAAATCCTTTCCCGACGATATTCTCGCAGCAGCGCGACTTGACGGCATGACGGAAATCGAAATTGTCGCCCGCGTCGTCCTGCCAGCCATGCTGCCCGCCATTGCGGCCTTCGCGGTATTTTCCGTCAGCTTTCACTGGAACGATCTTTATTGGCCGATGATCGTCATCAGGTCGGCCGAGCTGGCTCCGCCGACGCTCGGCATATTGTTTTTCAAAGGTCAGGAGGGTGGCGACAATTTCGGCGCGCTCATGGCCAGCGCCACGCTTGTTGCCGCCCCGCTCATACTGCTGTTTCTGGCATCGCAACGACGCTTCGTCCAGGGCGTAACCATGAGCGGAGTGAAATGAGAAACAGGCCTGCCGGGCGGCAACCCGACAGGCCTGATGCAGTCAACCGGTATCTCAAAGGATCAAAATACCATGAAGACCAAGACAATCTTCGCATTTGTCGCGGCGGCGATCGCCAGCGCCCTTGCCGTTCCGGCCAAGGCGCAATCGACCGATATCACCCTCAATTTCTTCCATGCCTATCCCAGCACGGCGGCGTTTCTCCAGCCTGTGGTCAAGGATTTCATGCGGGACAATCCGGGCATCGCCATCAACCTGCAGGTGCCGGCAGAAGATTATGCCAAGGCGCATCAGACGATCATGCGCGATGTGCTGACCAACAACCTGCCGGATATTTACCTGCCTGCATATTCGTGGCTGCGTCCGCTTGTCAAGACGCTTGAGGAGCGCGGTCTCGCCGTTAACCTCCAGCCGTTCATGGATAAGGAAACGGCCGGCTGGACCAAGGAGAATTATGCGGAATCCGTACTCAATCTTGGCCAGGTCGAGGGCAAGCAATTTGCGCTTCCATTCAATGCATCCACCCCCATCCTATACGTAAACGCCGATCTGGTGACAAAAGCCGGCGGCTCGATGGATAAATTTCCCGATGAATGGCAGGCCGTTATCGACCTCGCCAACAGGATCAAGGCTTCGAGCAGCGATGTTGCCGGTCTCAACTTCTCGGTCGGGGCACTTGCCAGCGACTGGTACTGGCAACTCATGGTGCTTTCGCAAGGCGGCCGCATCGTCAATGCCGATGAGACCGGGATCGGTTTCGACAACGAAACCGGCCTGAAGGCGCTGCAATTGGCGCAGGACATTTCGCTGAAAACCGGCATGGCCGTCGATACCAGCACCGACCCCGCCCACCAGCAGTTCTTCGCCGGCAAGCTCGGCATGGTCGTCGCTTCACCCTCCGGCGTCGCAAACTTCACCAAGGCCGTTGGCGGTCGTTTCGATATGCGCACGGTCCGTTATCCCATGCCCGACAGGAACAAGGGCGGTCTGCCCACCGGCGGTAACGCCGTCGTCATCCTGGCTCAGGAGCCCGCAAAGCAGGATGCGGCGTGGAAATTCGTCAAATATCTGACCAGCGCCAAGGTTCAGGCGCAAATTGCACAGACGACGGGTTACATGCCGACGAACCGGAATTCCGCGGCCCTCCTGACGGAATTCTACGCCGCCAATCCGAATTTCCGAACTGTATTCGCGCAGATGGACAATGCGGCCACCTGGTATGCCTATCCCAACAATATGGGCAGCACAGTCTGGAAAGCGCAGGCTGAGATTCTCGATCAGCTCCAGCGCGGCGCGCTGACGCCCAAGGATGCTCTCGCCAGAATGGCCGAGCGGGTGGCTGCAATCTTGAAAAAGGGATCCTGAAAAACACGACGCGCCGGAGCATTTTCCGGCGCGTCGTGGTCTCGATGAATATTGTCGAACGCCCTTGAGGCTTAGATCGGACAGTCGATTTTCCAACAGGTCCCTACGGCATTGCCGTCCAAATCAGAGGCCGGTCATCTTCAGGACCGCGTCTGGAAGCCTGTTGCCGACAACTTCAATCTTCGAAAGAACCGTGTTGATGTCCGCAAGATCGGTCGACGTCAGTTCAAGATCGACACTCCCAAGGTTTTCTTCAAGACGGTGCTGCCTGGTCGTGCCGGGGATCGGGGCGATCCAGGGTTTCTGCGCCAGTAGCCAGGCGAGCGCTACCTGGGCAGGCGTCGATCGCTTGGTGTCTGCTATGACCTTGATGGCGTCGACCAGGGCGAGGTTGGTCTTGCGGGCCTCGGGGGAAAACCGGGGAACGGCATTGCGGAAATCGGTTGGGTCGAATTTGGTATTTTCGTCGATCTTGCCCGTCAGGAAGCCGGCACCGAGTGGGCTGAACGGTACGAAGCCGATCCCAAGTTCTTCAAGTGCGGGAAGGAGTTCTGCCTCAGGCCCGCGCCAGAACAGGGAATATTCACTCTGGACGGCGGTGACGGGCTGAACGGCATGAGCCCTGCGGATGGTGCCCACACCCGCTTCGGAGAGGCCGAAATGCTTGACCTTGCCTGCATCGATCAGATCTTTCACAGCGCCTGCGACATCCTCGATCGGCACAGCCGGATCGACGCGGTGCTGGTAGAACAGGTCGATGCGGTCGGTCCTGAGACGCCTGAGGCTCGCTTCTGCGACGGCTTTGATATGTTCCGGGCGGCTGTTGGTGCCGTGGCGACGTTCACCTGTTTCAAGGTCGATGTCGAAGCCGAACTTGGTGGCGATGACGACCCCGCCGCGGATGGGGGCGAGCGCCTCGCCGAGAAGTTCCTCGTTGACGAAGGGGCCATAAGCCTCGGCGGTATCGAACAGCGTGATGCCCTGCTCATGGGCGAAACGGATCAGCTTGATCATCTCCGCTTTATCGGCCGCTGGCCCATAGGCCGCGCTCATGCTCATGCAGCCGAGGCCGAGGGCGGAGACTTCGAGGCTTCCGATTTTGCGTTTCAGCATTTCTCTACTCCTTGATCGGGCCATTTGAGGCCGCGTCTGATGGAAAAGATATTCCTTGCCGACATTTTCGAATAGGGGCAGTAATCAGCATGAAGCTATAAGGATGCCTAATGAATGCCGCAGGAGAACTTCAACGATCTGGCCGCCTTCGTCACGGTGGCGCGCGAGCAGAGCTTTACCCGGGCGGCCGTCAAGCTGGGTGTCTCGCAGTCCGCGTTGAGCCAGACGGTGCGCGGCCTTGAAGAGCGGCTGGGCCTGAGGTTGTTGACGAGAACGACGAGGCGCGTTTCACCCACGGCCGCCGGTGAGCGTCTGCTTCAGACAGCAGGTCCAAGGTTCGACGAGATTCAGTCCGAGCTTT
Proteins encoded in this window:
- a CDS encoding ABC transporter ATP-binding protein translates to MQQPPLIEFRNVVKQYGRGEATIRALDGVSLSIREKEFVAIMGPSGSGKSTSMNIIGCLDVPTAGEYLFQGVPTSGFDNEHLTLLRRHMLGFVFQGFNLLSRTSAVENVELPLVYRGMKASERRARAMEALAQVGLKGREDHTTQELSGGQQQRVAIARAIVTRPALLLADEPTGNLDTKTSAEIMDLITSLNRDRGITVVMVTHEEDIAAHAGRLLRFVDGHLASDSATDKKETADVL
- a CDS encoding carbohydrate ABC transporter permease; the protein is MKPVSRSLFNSVTAHIVLLSGAFVIAYPFLWMVQASLRSSGEIFGAVADPITPIQALSDNYGRALFETPLLRFIANGIIVCGGILFFQILTTVTCAFALAKYEFRGARFMFALVLVTLAVPAQVPALPIFLTLAEFGLLDSYFAMMLPYLTSAFAILLFRQFIKSFPDDILAAARLDGMTEIEIVARVVLPAMLPAIAAFAVFSVSFHWNDLYWPMIVIRSAELAPPTLGILFFKGQEGGDNFGALMASATLVAAPLILLFLASQRRFVQGVTMSGVK
- a CDS encoding ABC transporter ATP-binding protein, which gives rise to MGRQLTINGLGKRFGNVEILRDVSLEVESGEFVTLLGPSGCGKSTLLRLIAGLDTPDTGEIRIGSVPLNGLAPKMRDVAMVFQSYALYPHMSVRQNIAIPLMMNRLSFLQRLPLIGRHIGGARAIWSGIDKDVQAVATQLELDAFLERRPSQLSGGQRQRVAVGRAMVRQPAVFLMDEPLSNLDARLRLQLRDEISELHRRTGITFIFVTHDQTEAMALSDRIAVMDEGRIVQFGSPDDIYRRPARLSVARFIGATPINILPVDVEERGDLVAAGVQLGLRAPSVGNGSYRLGVRPESIELVSAEGGGAHFALPVVRTERLGAEVILRLDGARLGSGPVRVQLRTETFNTQPKYSRSGDIAWLRITCADALLFDSLGVRIDAGIVDAGVAAGGSHAAFR
- a CDS encoding ABC transporter substrate-binding protein codes for the protein MKTKTIFAFVAAAIASALAVPAKAQSTDITLNFFHAYPSTAAFLQPVVKDFMRDNPGIAINLQVPAEDYAKAHQTIMRDVLTNNLPDIYLPAYSWLRPLVKTLEERGLAVNLQPFMDKETAGWTKENYAESVLNLGQVEGKQFALPFNASTPILYVNADLVTKAGGSMDKFPDEWQAVIDLANRIKASSSDVAGLNFSVGALASDWYWQLMVLSQGGRIVNADETGIGFDNETGLKALQLAQDISLKTGMAVDTSTDPAHQQFFAGKLGMVVASPSGVANFTKAVGGRFDMRTVRYPMPDRNKGGLPTGGNAVVILAQEPAKQDAAWKFVKYLTSAKVQAQIAQTTGYMPTNRNSAALLTEFYAANPNFRTVFAQMDNAATWYAYPNNMGSTVWKAQAEILDQLQRGALTPKDALARMAERVAAILKKGS
- a CDS encoding MurR/RpiR family transcriptional regulator produces the protein MNAACVLLVEIGQSGMPHRCERNFLARVSTRVLPALLAQTESRSLKEYRKTLSGKNSVADLIARRIDDMSGAVARIGRYVSLYPERVINQTIVELGEATNTGQATIIRFCRLLGFHGFRDIKLALVDDIATERNFVSGQAKANADLGIERLNSSLQLSIQKTAELVDVADMATLARVISATPRAVVFGGGVSQICASLLEYRLLRLGVPVFCVTDSRLAYIAAQKLPANGMAFAVSLSGITADTLDFMKAAQEAGAKTVAITAREKGPLADIADHVLPFHLPGPWPMEGSIRYIAPFVVVVEALAQALDDEMLERRGI
- a CDS encoding aldo/keto reductase, which gives rise to MLKRKIGSLEVSALGLGCMSMSAAYGPAADKAEMIKLIRFAHEQGITLFDTAEAYGPFVNEELLGEALAPIRGGVVIATKFGFDIDLETGERRHGTNSRPEHIKAVAEASLRRLRTDRIDLFYQHRVDPAVPIEDVAGAVKDLIDAGKVKHFGLSEAGVGTIRRAHAVQPVTAVQSEYSLFWRGPEAELLPALEELGIGFVPFSPLGAGFLTGKIDENTKFDPTDFRNAVPRFSPEARKTNLALVDAIKVIADTKRSTPAQVALAWLLAQKPWIAPIPGTTRQHRLEENLGSVDLELTSTDLADINTVLSKIEVVGNRLPDAVLKMTGL
- a CDS encoding efflux RND transporter periplasmic adaptor subunit, translated to MNDANSNGHDTENSQPDLREILGTNRSGRKKKSRRYLYVAAAIVLIGGGLGYYYQSRAAGVAYNYVTEAAKQGDLSVIVTSTGSVQPTDQVDISSELSGTVRKVNVTYNTPVKSGDILAELDTNKLEADVQSARAKLASAKANVLKARADLGSAKTSMERLRSLVQSRVSSQQDLDAAQFSHDAAAATLEVNEATVLSAEADLRLAEVNLGKAKIVSPIDGVILTRSVDPGATVASSLNAPVLFTIAGDLRHMELQVSVDEADVGKVETGQKANFNVDAYPDRSFPAEIETVRFASETVSNVVTYKGILTVDNEELLLRPGMTATANIIVEEIKDALLVPNSALRYTPPRESASRGGGLMSLFRPPRMGRSQNRDAGPAATAKRTVWVLRNNNPVSVAIETGSTDGQHTVVKSGELKADDQVITDATARNAG
- a CDS encoding carbohydrate ABC transporter permease, producing the protein MLLSVRVSASGPGFAALAYLFAGPAFFLLTATTILPVLTVFALSFTDYELGSVAVRFIGLSHYAQLLQDPYFWRALNNSAIYTAIVVPGSVVLALVLALLVHGRTTTRRFYEIIYFLPVTGTLTAMSIVWSFLLNGRIGPLAQLMASVGLTPIDFFANADYALFGLAIIGIWHLVGFNLVLFLAGLATVSKELQEASRLDGVDGFFDRLRYVVWPLLSPTTIVVVMLSSIQAFQVFDTVAVLTRGGPNGATDMLLYKVYSETFEALKIGYGSALTVVFLALLAAFSIVQAFLLDKRAHYR